Proteins from one Candidatus Rokuibacteriota bacterium genomic window:
- a CDS encoding MaoC family dehydratase — MIGITIGDVRVGDIAQIVRRVDDGDIASFVDAVGDYNPVHGDRDYAATTMFKEPIAPGIWTAGLISGVIGTRLPGPGAIYLSQELKFLKPVFFGDVITARVEVLEVLRERNRIRLKTVCSNQRGEEVLTGEALVMPSKTSVEYVRPQTGTGLVSLWTLGPWAWAAQGTAVLGMMGLSALSAMAGAGGAERR, encoded by the coding sequence ATGATCGGGATCACGATCGGGGACGTCCGGGTCGGGGACATCGCGCAGATCGTTCGGCGCGTGGACGACGGCGACATCGCCTCGTTCGTGGACGCGGTCGGCGACTACAATCCGGTGCACGGGGACCGCGACTACGCGGCGACGACCATGTTCAAGGAGCCCATCGCCCCGGGCATCTGGACAGCGGGGCTCATCTCCGGTGTGATCGGGACCCGGCTGCCCGGGCCCGGGGCCATCTATCTCTCCCAGGAGCTCAAGTTCCTCAAGCCCGTGTTCTTCGGTGACGTCATCACGGCGCGGGTGGAGGTGCTCGAGGTTCTGCGCGAGCGCAACCGGATCCGTCTGAAGACCGTGTGCAGTAACCAGCGCGGGGAAGAGGTGTTGACCGGCGAGGCGCTGGTGATGCCGTCGAAGACCAGCGTGGAGTACGTCCGGCCCCAGACGGGGACGGGGCTCGTCTCGCTCTGGACGCTCGGGCCGTGGGCCTGGGCCGCCCAGGGCACTGCCGTGCTGGGGATGATGGGCCTCTCGGCCCTCTCCGCCATGGCGGGGGCGGGCGGAGCCGAGCGCCGCTGA
- a CDS encoding CoA transferase: MSPEPRIPWEEWIQAAEDPARVADKPEAVDDLLVLDLSQGHYGALLTATYLGELGAEVIKVEPPGGDPARRWWPADASVNGEGLAFLAEARNRYHMTLDLEKKEGRKILRGLAERADVLVEGFAPGYLDGLGLGYRQLSRVNPRLVYVACSAYGQFGPLAKDQPPEYDLTDQALSGLIHITGDPEAAPTRVGSWISAYAQAAWAGIGALGALHWRETSGRGQMIDVSGAEALMRYLEYTTLLHAVSGHVRGRTGLYELAVFPYTFVPVKGGWAFIAGYTDPNFGALCRVMGRPELAKDPRFSTTIQRTTLENEIALRDEIVAWSAQFTADEILDKVLADPGPGIVVFGPMNLPTRTLTEAHWWERGCFKRVTDPVYGELLLQMPAWRMTRTPPRLKWPCRPAGYHTGHVLQKYFGYGPRRLAELAREGIV, encoded by the coding sequence GTGAGCCCCGAGCCGCGCATCCCGTGGGAGGAGTGGATCCAGGCGGCGGAGGATCCCGCCCGCGTGGCCGACAAGCCCGAAGCGGTCGACGATCTTCTCGTGCTCGATCTCTCCCAGGGTCACTACGGGGCGCTCCTGACCGCGACCTATCTGGGCGAGCTCGGCGCCGAGGTCATCAAGGTCGAGCCGCCCGGCGGCGATCCCGCTCGCCGGTGGTGGCCGGCCGACGCGTCGGTCAACGGCGAAGGCCTCGCGTTCCTCGCCGAGGCCCGCAACCGCTACCACATGACGCTCGACCTCGAGAAGAAGGAAGGCAGGAAGATTCTCAGGGGCCTGGCCGAGCGCGCCGACGTCCTGGTCGAGGGCTTTGCGCCGGGCTATCTCGACGGGCTGGGGCTGGGCTATCGACAGCTCTCGCGGGTCAACCCGCGCCTCGTCTATGTCGCGTGCTCCGCCTACGGGCAGTTTGGTCCGCTCGCCAAGGACCAGCCGCCGGAGTACGACCTGACCGACCAGGCGCTCTCGGGGCTGATCCACATCACGGGGGATCCGGAGGCGGCGCCCACGAGGGTCGGCTCGTGGATCAGCGCCTATGCACAGGCCGCGTGGGCGGGCATCGGCGCGCTGGGCGCGCTCCATTGGCGCGAGACGTCGGGACGAGGCCAGATGATAGATGTGAGCGGCGCCGAGGCGCTGATGCGCTACCTCGAGTACACGACGCTCCTCCACGCGGTCTCGGGGCACGTGCGCGGGCGGACCGGGCTCTACGAGCTGGCCGTCTTTCCGTACACGTTCGTCCCTGTCAAGGGCGGCTGGGCCTTCATCGCCGGCTACACCGATCCCAACTTCGGTGCCCTCTGCCGCGTCATGGGTCGGCCCGAGCTGGCGAAGGATCCGCGCTTCAGCACGACCATCCAGCGAACGACGCTCGAGAACGAGATTGCGCTGCGCGATGAGATCGTCGCGTGGTCAGCGCAGTTTACGGCGGACGAAATCCTGGACAAGGTGCTGGCCGACCCCGGTCCCGGCATCGTGGTCTTCGGGCCGATGAACCTGCCCACTCGCACGCTCACCGAGGCTCACTGGTGGGAACGGGGCTGCTTCAAGCGCGTGACGGACCCGGTCTACGGCGAATTGCTCTTGCAGATGCCCGCCTGGCGGATGACGCGGACGCCGCCCCGGCTCAAGTGGCCCTGCCGTCCGGCCGGCTATCACACCGGCCATGTGCTCCAGAAGTACTTCGGCTACGGCCCCCGCCGTCTGGCCGAGCTGGCCCGCGAGGGCATTGTCTGA
- a CDS encoding branched-chain amino acid ABC transporter permease has product MPDLSALADPGFLAVQCLNGLTQAMFLFLIASGLSLIFGVLGVLNFAHGSLYMLGAYLSYTIASWFVGSPAAFWVALILGSIGVALVGGIIESVFLRPVYRREELDQLLVTYALVLIISDLVKLAWGAENRSGSRPALLAGSVVIAGRDFPTYNLFVLAVGPLVALGLWLLLRRTQFGRLVRAAANDREMVGVVGVNVTGLFTGVFMLGAWLGGLGGGLAAPIGAIFPGMDVEIIVESFIVVVVGGMGSLGGTLLGALIIGQLNAFGILFFPRFAIVFVYILMAVVLVIRPWGLLGRPVTRG; this is encoded by the coding sequence ATGCCTGACCTGAGCGCCCTCGCGGATCCCGGCTTTCTCGCCGTGCAGTGTCTCAACGGCCTCACCCAGGCCATGTTCCTGTTCCTCATCGCCTCGGGGCTCTCGCTCATCTTCGGCGTGCTCGGCGTCCTCAACTTCGCCCACGGATCGCTCTACATGCTGGGCGCCTACCTGAGCTACACCATCGCCTCCTGGTTCGTGGGCTCTCCCGCCGCCTTCTGGGTCGCGCTGATCCTGGGCTCGATCGGGGTCGCCCTCGTCGGCGGGATCATCGAATCCGTCTTCCTCCGGCCGGTGTACCGGCGCGAGGAGCTGGACCAGCTCCTCGTGACCTACGCCCTGGTGCTCATCATCAGCGACCTGGTCAAGCTCGCGTGGGGAGCGGAGAACCGCTCGGGCTCCCGTCCCGCGCTGCTCGCGGGGTCGGTGGTCATCGCCGGGCGGGACTTCCCGACCTACAACCTCTTCGTCCTCGCCGTCGGGCCGCTGGTGGCCCTCGGCCTCTGGCTCCTGCTGCGCAGGACGCAGTTCGGCCGCCTCGTCCGCGCCGCCGCCAATGACCGGGAGATGGTGGGCGTGGTCGGGGTCAACGTCACGGGCCTGTTCACCGGCGTCTTCATGCTGGGCGCCTGGCTCGGCGGGCTCGGGGGGGGACTGGCTGCGCCCATCGGGGCGATCTTCCCCGGGATGGACGTGGAGATCATCGTCGAATCCTTCATCGTCGTGGTGGTAGGCGGGATGGGCAGCCTGGGTGGGACGCTCCTGGGCGCGCTCATCATCGGCCAGCTCAACGCGTTCGGCATCCTCTTCTTCCCGCGCTTCGCCATCGTGTTCGTCTACATCCTGATGGCGGTCGTCCTCGTGATCCGTCCCTGGGGCCTGCTCGGCCGACCCGTGACGCGGGGGTGA
- a CDS encoding SCP2 sterol-binding domain-containing protein, translating into MPTVKETFDLMPSKFKAANAAGVNKTIQYEISGDGGGTWHAVIKDGTCTVSSGPAAAADLTVTMASPDWLDMIGGKLNGQMAFMSGKLKLKGDMGLAMKLGSLFQA; encoded by the coding sequence ATGCCGACAGTGAAAGAGACCTTCGATCTGATGCCCTCCAAGTTTAAGGCCGCCAATGCCGCGGGGGTCAACAAGACCATACAGTACGAGATCAGCGGTGACGGCGGCGGCACCTGGCACGCGGTCATCAAGGACGGCACCTGCACCGTCAGCTCGGGCCCGGCCGCGGCGGCGGACCTGACCGTCACCATGGCGTCGCCGGACTGGCTCGACATGATCGGCGGAAAGCTCAACGGGCAGATGGCCTTCATGTCGGGCAAGCTCAAGCTCAAGGGCGACATGGGGCTGGCCATGAAGCTCGGCAGCCTCTTCCAGGCCTAG
- a CDS encoding CoA transferase, producing MGGEALRPHPHPREARSPPRHPRPRPLRHLLRPATADFLGELGAEVIKVEIPGQGDVTRILGSASFFWKNVSVAFFCANHSKYHVGVDMHKPEGQELIRQLAARSDIVIENFKAGTLEEKFGIGYRQLREVNPRLIYVANTGFGQWGPFSRGRASYDGLAQAVSGLTAITGLGETPTKIGNYLGDWFGASMSALGALAALRWRDRTGEGQFVEMAQCEGLVRAMDWTWLYAGLTGKDREKVGNGDHVFSPSGVYRCADGWIALVAGTDREFQALCRLIGKPTLSREARFASRESRRERSNARALDTLLGAWCAGKKRHAIERRARKAGVAAAPVMTAADHAESAHLRARRTVWEHDDPVYGPMVETGPAPKLSATPARIKWAGKPVGFHNEFVFKRILGLDDAKIRLLEAAGAVGQWAEGERGAAPPERWAGEGRLA from the coding sequence GTGGGCGGCGAAGCTCTTCGACCCCACCCGCATCCACGAGAAGCCCGAAGCCCTCCGCGGCATCCGCGTCCTCGACCTCTCCGTCATCTACTTCGGCCCGCGACGGCCGACTTCCTGGGCGAGCTCGGCGCGGAGGTCATCAAGGTCGAGATACCCGGGCAGGGAGACGTCACGCGCATCCTCGGCAGCGCGTCCTTCTTCTGGAAGAACGTCTCCGTCGCCTTCTTCTGCGCGAACCATTCCAAGTACCACGTGGGCGTCGACATGCACAAGCCCGAGGGGCAGGAGCTGATCCGCCAGCTCGCGGCGCGCTCGGACATCGTCATCGAGAACTTCAAGGCGGGCACGCTCGAGGAGAAGTTCGGCATCGGCTACCGCCAGCTCCGGGAGGTCAACCCGCGGCTGATCTACGTCGCCAACACGGGCTTCGGCCAGTGGGGACCGTTCTCGCGCGGACGCGCCTCCTACGACGGGCTCGCGCAGGCGGTCTCGGGGCTCACGGCCATCACCGGCCTCGGCGAGACGCCGACCAAGATCGGCAACTATCTCGGCGATTGGTTCGGCGCGTCGATGTCCGCCCTTGGCGCGCTCGCCGCGCTCAGATGGCGCGACCGCACCGGTGAAGGCCAGTTCGTCGAGATGGCGCAGTGCGAGGGGCTGGTGCGCGCCATGGATTGGACCTGGCTCTACGCCGGGCTGACGGGGAAAGACCGCGAGAAGGTCGGCAACGGCGACCACGTTTTCTCGCCTTCCGGCGTGTATCGGTGTGCGGACGGGTGGATTGCGCTCGTCGCCGGCACCGACCGCGAGTTCCAGGCCCTGTGCCGGCTGATCGGCAAGCCCACCCTCTCGCGCGAGGCGCGCTTCGCCTCGCGCGAGAGCCGCCGCGAGCGGAGCAATGCGCGCGCGCTCGACACGCTCCTCGGCGCCTGGTGCGCCGGAAAGAAGCGGCACGCCATCGAGCGCCGGGCGCGGAAGGCGGGCGTCGCGGCCGCGCCCGTCATGACCGCGGCCGACCACGCCGAGAGCGCTCATCTCCGCGCGCGCCGCACGGTATGGGAACACGACGATCCCGTCTACGGCCCCATGGTGGAGACGGGACCTGCGCCCAAGCTCTCGGCCACGCCCGCGCGGATCAAGTGGGCGGGCAAGCCCGTGGGCTTCCACAACGAGTTCGTCTTCAAGCGCATCCTGGGGCTGGACGACGCGAAGATCCGCCTACTCGAGGCCGCGGGCGCCGTGGGCCAGTGGGCTGAGGGCGAGCGCGGCGCCGCGCCGCCCGAAAGGTGGGCGGGCGAGGGGAGGCTCGCGTGA
- a CDS encoding TetR/AcrR family transcriptional regulator, with translation MRNPDKPQQIIEAAVRVFARKGYYNSRVSDIAREAGIAAGTIYLYFRTKDDILVTLFRDKMAEFVGALRKAIAGEPDAASKVRRLVSLHFRMLEENPDLAEVLQVELRQGQKFFRGASSQEIGAYFALIGSVLEEGVAERRFRSDLPVKVATKMLFGAMDQMATSWVLGKRGYQLVDTADAVAEIFLQGVAAPTS, from the coding sequence ATGCGTAACCCAGACAAGCCGCAGCAGATCATCGAGGCCGCCGTGCGGGTCTTCGCCCGCAAGGGTTACTACAACTCGCGCGTGTCCGACATCGCCCGCGAGGCCGGCATCGCAGCGGGCACGATCTACCTCTACTTCAGGACCAAGGACGATATCCTGGTCACGCTCTTCCGCGACAAGATGGCCGAGTTCGTCGGCGCGCTGCGAAAAGCCATCGCCGGCGAGCCCGACGCCGCCAGCAAGGTTCGCCGGCTCGTGTCGCTGCACTTCCGCATGCTAGAGGAGAACCCCGATCTTGCCGAGGTCCTGCAGGTGGAGCTGCGCCAGGGGCAGAAGTTCTTCCGCGGCGCCTCCAGCCAGGAGATCGGCGCCTACTTCGCCCTGATCGGCTCCGTGCTCGAGGAAGGCGTGGCCGAGCGACGCTTCCGTTCCGATCTGCCCGTCAAGGTCGCCACGAAGATGCTGTTCGGGGCCATGGACCAGATGGCGACATCCTGGGTGCTCGGCAAGCGCGGCTACCAGCTCGTGGACACGGCCGACGCCGTCGCCGAGATTTTCCTTCAGGGCGTCGCCGCCCCCACCTCATAG
- a CDS encoding ABC transporter substrate-binding protein — MKRFTAVAGTVLSCLLILWSALPLPVPAQQETIKIGVIYGLGGAAAPYTKPAITGHEIAVDEINAKGGLLGRKLQLVIRDDQSKPDVGVREARELILKEKVDFLMGVIHSGVALGISEVAKEYKKIYLNTIAKTAALTEEKGHRYVFRSASNTVIEGRAAAILMANQPFKRYAVIGPDYEYGHRMVDDFISYLKMLKPGVQVVGEAWPKFGERDFTAHVNALLQAKPEMVYSSLWGGDAIAFVKQAKPYGFFTKTEYMNIAAADLDVVVPLGAETPEGIWGSSNYAFYYPDTPANREFVAKYKAKANDLPPAGAFFGYVGTYFLAEAIRKAKSADTEKVIDALEGLTIETPIGPLTMRAYDHQATKGQYWGRLKRVPEFPFPIMGDVQLIGGEKTLRPVDEIKALRGAK, encoded by the coding sequence ATGAAGCGATTCACGGCTGTCGCGGGGACGGTACTCTCGTGTCTCCTGATCCTATGGAGCGCGCTCCCGCTCCCGGTCCCGGCCCAGCAGGAGACGATCAAGATCGGCGTCATCTACGGACTCGGCGGCGCCGCCGCCCCCTACACGAAGCCGGCCATCACCGGCCATGAGATCGCGGTGGACGAGATCAATGCCAAGGGCGGTTTGCTGGGGCGCAAGCTCCAGCTCGTGATCCGCGACGATCAGTCCAAGCCCGACGTGGGTGTCCGCGAGGCGCGCGAGCTGATCCTCAAGGAGAAGGTGGACTTCCTCATGGGCGTCATTCACAGCGGGGTGGCCCTGGGGATCTCGGAGGTGGCCAAGGAGTACAAGAAAATCTACCTCAACACTATCGCGAAGACCGCCGCGCTCACCGAGGAAAAGGGGCACCGGTACGTCTTCCGGTCGGCGTCCAACACCGTGATCGAGGGGCGGGCCGCGGCGATCCTGATGGCGAACCAGCCGTTCAAGCGCTACGCGGTCATCGGCCCCGACTACGAGTACGGGCACCGGATGGTCGACGACTTCATCAGCTACCTCAAGATGCTCAAGCCCGGCGTCCAGGTCGTCGGCGAGGCCTGGCCCAAGTTCGGCGAGCGCGACTTCACCGCCCACGTCAACGCGCTCCTCCAGGCCAAGCCCGAGATGGTCTACTCCTCGCTGTGGGGCGGCGACGCCATCGCCTTCGTCAAGCAGGCCAAGCCCTACGGCTTCTTCACGAAGACCGAGTACATGAACATCGCGGCGGCCGACCTGGACGTCGTCGTGCCGCTGGGGGCGGAGACGCCCGAGGGCATCTGGGGCTCGTCGAACTACGCCTTCTACTACCCGGACACGCCGGCCAACCGCGAGTTCGTCGCCAAGTACAAGGCGAAGGCCAACGACCTGCCGCCGGCGGGCGCCTTCTTCGGCTACGTGGGAACGTACTTCCTCGCCGAGGCGATCCGCAAGGCCAAGAGCGCGGATACCGAGAAGGTAATCGACGCCCTCGAGGGCCTGACGATCGAGACGCCCATCGGGCCGCTCACCATGCGGGCCTACGACCACCAGGCCACCAAGGGCCAGTACTGGGGCCGGCTCAAGCGGGTGCCGGAGTTCCCGTTCCCCATCATGGGCGACGTGCAGCTCATCGGCGGCGAGAAGACGCTCCGGCCCGTGGACGAGATCAAGGCACTGCGGGGCGCCAAGTAA
- a CDS encoding alpha/beta fold hydrolase, whose translation MKDELFTMTPEMPAMSPEQLARWQEEMRRNTLRMKHFSEMVMSPKEPEVGPTPREQIYRTGKSRLWRYASKRTVRTPLLFVPNLGISRPYIFDLMHKGSFIEHMTEQGFDFYLVDWGVFGPEDNDLTLEHAVTRILPRLARKALESSGAREMSVLGYCMGAPLSLSWLGSTPEFPLKNYVDMAGPIDFSQVGLFGLWLDARYFDVDRFVDTLGAIPADMVKMGFKLLKPTMDLSANLNLWWNLWNPEYVSGFNALNKWASEYLPFPGEFFRQWVKDYYQQNRLIRGELTMAGKPVRLESIRCPVLAVGAKEDNIAPPGCVRPLIQVVSSTDKEYVELPGGHISLIAGRGASVHCWPKVSSWLAARS comes from the coding sequence ATGAAAGACGAACTGTTCACGATGACCCCCGAGATGCCGGCCATGTCGCCCGAGCAGCTGGCCCGCTGGCAGGAGGAGATGCGCAGGAACACGCTGCGCATGAAGCACTTCAGCGAGATGGTGATGAGCCCGAAGGAGCCCGAGGTCGGGCCCACTCCGCGCGAGCAGATCTACCGCACAGGCAAGTCGCGCCTCTGGCGGTACGCCTCCAAGCGCACGGTGAGAACCCCGCTCCTCTTCGTACCCAACCTCGGCATCAGCCGCCCGTACATCTTCGATCTCATGCACAAGGGCTCGTTCATCGAGCACATGACCGAGCAGGGCTTCGACTTCTACCTCGTGGACTGGGGCGTCTTCGGACCCGAGGACAACGACCTGACGCTCGAGCACGCGGTGACCAGGATCCTGCCGCGGCTGGCGCGCAAGGCACTCGAGAGCTCCGGAGCGCGCGAGATGTCGGTGCTGGGCTACTGCATGGGGGCGCCGCTCTCGCTCTCGTGGCTCGGCAGCACGCCCGAGTTCCCGCTGAAGAACTACGTCGACATGGCCGGGCCCATCGACTTCAGCCAAGTGGGGCTCTTCGGGCTCTGGCTCGACGCCCGCTACTTCGACGTCGATCGCTTCGTGGACACGCTGGGCGCCATCCCGGCCGACATGGTCAAGATGGGCTTCAAGCTCCTCAAGCCCACCATGGACCTCTCGGCCAATCTCAACCTGTGGTGGAACCTCTGGAACCCCGAGTACGTCTCCGGGTTCAACGCGCTCAACAAGTGGGCGAGCGAGTACCTGCCATTCCCCGGTGAATTCTTCCGGCAGTGGGTCAAGGACTACTACCAGCAGAACCGGCTGATCAGGGGCGAGCTGACGATGGCCGGAAAACCGGTCAGGCTCGAGAGCATCCGCTGTCCGGTCCTGGCCGTGGGCGCCAAGGAGGACAATATCGCTCCTCCGGGCTGCGTCCGGCCGCTCATCCAGGTGGTCTCCAGCACGGACAAGGAGTACGTCGAGCTCCCGGGCGGGCACATCTCGCTCATCGCAGGACGCGGCGCCTCCGTGCACTGCTGGCCGAAGGTCTCCAGCTGGCTCGCGGCGCGGTCGTAG
- a CDS encoding enoyl-CoA hydratase-related protein — MPYETMILGREEGFAVLTLNRPPANAISEALMRELNAALSEIESDAAVKCLIITGAGDKIFCAGADLGSAFSGPDVTSFIRFGNSVLRRIERFPKPVIAAINGHALGGGCEISMACHIRILKDTARMGQTESNLGIIPGYGGTQRFPRLVGRGLALEHLILGTQIPAQECYRIGLVNRLSKEGETLNDAKALAREIAKRPPVATRLIIEAVDDGYPAPIDQALEIEVRAFEKVLKTEDAGEGIQAFFQKRPAQFKGK, encoded by the coding sequence ATGCCGTACGAAACCATGATCCTGGGCCGCGAGGAAGGTTTCGCGGTCCTGACCCTCAACCGCCCGCCCGCCAACGCCATCAGCGAGGCGCTGATGAGGGAGCTGAACGCCGCGCTGTCCGAGATCGAGTCCGACGCCGCCGTGAAGTGCCTCATCATCACGGGTGCGGGGGACAAGATCTTCTGCGCCGGCGCCGACCTGGGCTCGGCTTTCTCCGGTCCGGACGTGACGTCCTTCATCCGCTTCGGCAATTCCGTGCTGCGGCGCATCGAGCGCTTCCCCAAGCCTGTCATCGCGGCCATCAACGGGCACGCGCTCGGCGGAGGATGCGAGATCTCCATGGCCTGCCATATCCGCATCCTCAAGGACACGGCCCGCATGGGGCAGACCGAGTCGAACCTCGGCATCATCCCGGGCTACGGCGGTACCCAGCGCTTCCCGCGGCTCGTCGGCCGGGGCCTGGCGCTCGAGCACCTGATCCTCGGCACCCAGATCCCCGCCCAGGAGTGCTACCGCATCGGCCTCGTCAACCGCCTGTCCAAGGAGGGGGAGACGCTCAACGACGCCAAGGCGCTGGCGCGGGAGATCGCCAAGCGGCCGCCCGTCGCCACGCGGCTCATCATTGAAGCAGTAGATGACGGTTATCCCGCGCCCATCGACCAGGCCCTCGAGATCGAGGTGCGCGCCTTCGAGAAGGTGCTCAAGACCGAGGACGCGGGCGAGGGCATCCAGGCCTTCTTCCAGAAGCGCCCGGCCCAGTTCAAGGGCAAGTAG
- a CDS encoding SDR family oxidoreductase codes for MDLGIKGRVALVTGGARSLGKADCLALAAEGCKVVVLDLNAEGAVETAKEISSKGGVARGYEADITNRPQLADVIGKAQSEVGPVDICVNNAGIIYTLGQLKDMQDSDWDLNLQVNLTGTYNVTKAVFSGMRERKWGRIICMASIAGLMGGFGQTAYSTGKMGLVGFAKSVALEGARYNITSNVIAPGIIGPNANLSPMYERMVKRVALQAEGQPEDVASAIAFLCSERARYITGAVLTVTGGMDLFTF; via the coding sequence ATGGATCTCGGCATCAAGGGACGCGTGGCGCTCGTCACCGGCGGCGCGCGGAGCCTGGGCAAGGCCGACTGTCTCGCGCTGGCCGCCGAGGGCTGCAAGGTCGTCGTGCTCGACCTGAACGCCGAGGGCGCCGTCGAGACGGCCAAGGAGATATCCTCCAAGGGCGGCGTGGCCCGCGGTTACGAGGCGGACATCACGAACCGCCCTCAGCTCGCCGACGTGATCGGCAAGGCGCAGAGCGAGGTCGGCCCCGTCGACATCTGCGTCAACAACGCGGGCATCATCTACACCCTCGGCCAGCTCAAGGACATGCAGGACAGCGACTGGGACCTCAATCTCCAGGTCAACCTCACGGGCACCTACAACGTGACCAAGGCGGTGTTCTCCGGCATGCGGGAGCGCAAGTGGGGGCGCATCATCTGCATGGCGTCCATCGCCGGCCTGATGGGCGGCTTCGGCCAGACCGCGTACTCGACGGGGAAGATGGGGCTCGTGGGCTTCGCCAAGTCGGTGGCGCTCGAGGGCGCCCGCTACAACATCACCTCCAACGTCATCGCCCCCGGCATCATCGGGCCGAACGCCAACCTGTCGCCCATGTACGAGCGTATGGTCAAGCGCGTGGCCCTGCAGGCGGAAGGACAGCCGGAGGACGTCGCGAGCGCGATAGCGTTCCTGTGCTCGGAGCGGGCGCGCTACATCACGGGCGCGGTGCTGACCGTGACCGGCGGGATGGACCTGTTCACCTTCTAG
- a CDS encoding poly(R)-hydroxyalkanoic acid synthase subunit PhaE: MADNTGTQQLFDLWKKQVDEGTQAWLKMAGQGQPVDPQAFWRPFMDQGMQAWSKVMTQGTVSPDLMTQWKQFLDQWIAAWSKVLEQSMGTENFAQAMGKQLEGFLSVSAPVKKAAEQQVETGLATLGLPSRTQVIGLAKQIAGLEEKIEGVEDRIDAVLARLDTAAAASKKERE, from the coding sequence ATGGCTGACAACACGGGCACCCAGCAGCTCTTCGATCTCTGGAAGAAGCAGGTGGACGAGGGCACGCAGGCCTGGCTCAAGATGGCGGGGCAGGGGCAGCCCGTCGATCCCCAGGCGTTCTGGCGGCCGTTCATGGATCAGGGCATGCAGGCCTGGTCCAAGGTCATGACGCAGGGGACGGTGTCGCCCGACCTCATGACGCAGTGGAAGCAGTTCCTCGACCAGTGGATCGCGGCGTGGTCGAAGGTCCTCGAGCAGTCGATGGGCACGGAGAACTTCGCCCAGGCCATGGGCAAGCAGCTCGAGGGCTTTCTCTCCGTCTCGGCGCCGGTGAAGAAGGCGGCCGAGCAGCAGGTCGAGACCGGTCTCGCGACACTCGGCCTGCCGTCCCGCACCCAGGTCATCGGGCTCGCCAAGCAGATCGCGGGTCTCGAGGAGAAGATCGAAGGCGTGGAGGATCGCATCGATGCGGTACTCGCGCGGCTCGATACTGCGGCCGCCGCTTCCAAGAAGGAGCGTGAATGA
- a CDS encoding PilZ domain-containing protein, with product MSSPIGPGPGPEVNEEALTGRERRRNPRVTVPWPAIVEDSDGRLVTGDVIDVSLSGMKLRVNSDVAVGEAVKLRVTLPRDGGELEISAEVVRRDPGGIGVDFGKLPVGTADRVKAFVPTWDLRRRAERVGIELPVQIEGHAGTTEGRTVDLSAVGARVATDERLTPGDMVAVKLTPKDNQGPMRIKAVVWEVDARGAVLVFANLAVHDFVRLRSYIDSLLVHRS from the coding sequence ATGAGTTCCCCGATCGGACCGGGGCCGGGACCCGAGGTCAACGAAGAGGCCCTGACGGGCCGGGAGCGCAGGCGCAACCCGCGGGTGACCGTGCCGTGGCCGGCCATCGTGGAAGATTCCGACGGTCGCCTGGTGACCGGCGATGTCATCGACGTGAGCCTCTCGGGCATGAAGCTTCGCGTCAACTCGGACGTTGCCGTGGGAGAGGCCGTCAAGCTCCGCGTGACCTTGCCGCGCGATGGGGGCGAGCTCGAGATCTCGGCGGAGGTCGTCCGGCGCGACCCGGGAGGGATCGGCGTGGACTTCGGCAAGCTGCCAGTCGGCACGGCGGATCGCGTCAAGGCCTTCGTGCCCACCTGGGACCTCCGGCGACGGGCCGAGCGCGTGGGGATCGAGCTGCCGGTGCAGATCGAAGGGCACGCGGGCACCACGGAGGGGCGCACCGTGGACCTCTCGGCCGTGGGCGCGCGCGTCGCGACCGACGAGCGGCTGACGCCGGGGGACATGGTCGCCGTCAAGCTCACGCCCAAGGACAATCAGGGCCCCATGCGCATCAAGGCGGTCGTGTGGGAGGTGGATGCCCGCGGCGCCGTGCTGGTCTTCGCGAACCTCGCCGTCCACGACTTCGTCCGGCTGCGCTCTTACATCGACTCGCTTCTCGTTCATCGCAGCTGA